One Setaria viridis chromosome 7, Setaria_viridis_v4.0, whole genome shotgun sequence genomic region harbors:
- the LOC117865812 gene encoding uncharacterized protein isoform X2, with translation MAAPSAALSVSGGAHTNTFGCRSNKLKSNRNRLQLAVPSSYDNANYCTKLTICRAQSEDSKGGGGFLTGFLIGGAIFGTLGYVFAPQISRTLDSLLDENGQDSESDETGLQRVPRPRRGQYYDEGLEKTRQTLGDKISQLNLAIDKAASRLKRVTGNVENEALTDETEVEPS, from the exons ATGgccgctccctccgccgccctATCCGTCTCCG GTGGGGCGCATACAAATACATTTGGCTGCAGGAGTAACAAGCTGAAGTCCAACAGAAATCGTTTGCAGCTTGCAGTTCCTTCAAGTTATGACAATGCAAATTACTGCACAAAGTTAACCATCTGCAGAGCACAGAG TGAAGATTCTAAAGGTGGTGGAGGATTCCTGACCGGCTTTCTTATTGGGGGAGCAATCTTTGGAACACTGGGCTATGTCTTTGCCCCTCAG ATCAGCAGAACATTAGATTCTTTGTTGGATGAAAATGGACAAGATAGTGAATCTGATGAAACTGGCCTCCAAAGGGTGCCAAGACCACGGCGTGGTCAATATTATGATGAAGGTTTGGAG AAAACGCGTCAAACACTGGGCGACAAGATAAGCCAACTGAACTTGGCAATTGACAAAGCTGCCTCACGGCTGAAACGTGTCACTGGCAATGTCGAAAATGAGGCCTTGACAGATGAAACAGAAGTAGAGCCTTCATAG
- the LOC117864827 gene encoding uncharacterized protein — MAPTSSTEPAPVKHITLHHFLKQQLLQQHRLKPAVMWGWPAAAATIGRHAQEDAADDNDGLGGAWPPRSYTCAFCRREFRSAQALGGHMNVHRRDRAKMRGGNHGAAAAAQAQLVAAAAPAADEAPHAAAAATKYAVLYPILNSNATGAVLIPSGDVLLSAPVALAPAHDRCHVSDDEEEEGGDKDVDLELRLWWP; from the coding sequence ATGGCGCCGACGAGCAGCACCGAACCCGCACCAGTCAAGCACATCACGCTGCACCACTTCCTGAAGCAGCAGTTGCTGCAGCAGCACCGGCTCAAGCCCGCCGTGATGTGGGGctggccggcggccgcggccactATTGGACGGCACGCGCAGGAGGATGCGGCGGACGACAACGACGGCCTGGGCGGGGCGTGGCCGCCGCGGTCGTACACGTGCGCCTTCTGCCGCCGCGAGTTCAGGTCCGCGCAGGCGCTGGGCGGGCACATGAACGTGCACCGCCGCGACCGCGCCAAGATGCGCGGTGGGAAccacggtgccgccgccgcggcgcaggcgcagctcgtggccgcggcggcgccggccgcggacgAGGCGCcacacgccgcggcggcggcgaccaagTACGCGGTGCTGTACCCGATCCTGAACTCCAATGCCACCGGCGCGGTGCTCATTCCCAGCGGGGACGTGCTGCTCTCCGCGCCCgtggcgctggcgccggcgcaCGACCGGTGCCACGtcagcgacgacgaggaggaggaggggggtgaCAAGGACGTCGACCTGGAGCTGCGCCTCTGGTGGCCGTGA
- the LOC117862852 gene encoding transcription factor bHLH96 — protein sequence MTLEALCAPRSDVLVYDTFNAAAACAASAGSFLFGNAPAVEPSPAPAAQAPGAEGESRVQQQGRRKRRRRQRSVRNAEDAENQRMTHIAVERNRRRQMNEYLAVLRSLMPESYVHRSDQASVVSGAIDFVKELEQQLQSLEAQKLALQQQQRRDTAAAERDAAPTPARDPAPAAEDAAAREAAAERPPFARFFRYPQYSWRHAPPREDGAAAAAAVGAEEDASRASAVADVEVGMVVDAHASLRVMAPRRPGQLLKLVARMQALGLAVLHLNVTAALGGELALYTLSLKVEEGCGLTTAEDIAAAAHHVLCVIDAEAAAAAAAQRLLAPGAGQPEPLVGTNPPPLHR from the exons ATGACGCTGGAAGCTCTGTGCGCGCCCAGGAGCGACGTCCTCGTCTACGACACcttcaacgccgccgccgcgtgtgCCGCCTCGGCCGGGAGCTTCCTTTTCGGCAATGCGCCGGCGGTGGAACCGTCGCCAGCGCCGGCCGCCCAGGCGCCGGGCGCGGAGGGGGAGAGCAGGGTGCAGCAGCAGGgaaggaggaagcggcggcggcggcagaggagcgTCAGGAACGCCGAGGACGCCGAGAACCAGCGGATGACCCACATCGCCGTCGAGCGCAACCGACGCCGCCAGATGAACGAGTACCTCGCCGTGCTCCGCTCGCTCATGCCGGAATCCTACGTCCACCGG AGCGACCAGGCATCCGTTGTCAGCGGCGCCATCGATTTCGTGAAGGAGCTCGAGCAGCAGCTGCAATCCCTGGAGGCGCAGAAGCTGgcgttgcagcagcagcaacgccgcgacacggcggcggcggaacgcGACGCGGCGCCGACGCCAGCCCGCGACCCCGCGCCAGCGGCCGAGGAtgccgcggcgcgcgaggcggcggcggagcggcccCCGTTCGCGCGGTTCTTCCGGTACCCGCAGTACTCGTggcgccacgcgccgccgcgagaggatggcgccgccgccgccgccgccgtcggcgcggaggaggacgcgAGCCGCGCCTCCGCGGTGGCGGACGTGGAGGTGGGCATGGTGGTGGACGCGCACGCCAGCCTCCGCGTgatggcgccgcggcggcccggGCAGCTGCTGAAGTTGGTGGCCAGGATGCAGGCGCTGGGGCTTGCCGTGCTGCACCTCAACGTGACCGCGGCGCTCGGCGGCGAGCTGGCGCTCTACACGCTCAGCCTCAAG GTAGAGGAAGGGTGCGGCCTGACGACGGCGGAGGacatcgccgcggcggcgcaccaCGTGCTCTGCGTCATcgacgccgaggccgcggcggcggcggcggcgcagcggctgCTCGCTCCCGGCGCGGGGCAGCCGGAACCTCTAGTCGGTACGaacccgccgcccctccaccgaTGA
- the LOC117865812 gene encoding uncharacterized protein isoform X1, translating to MAAPSAALSVSGGAHTNTFGCRSNKLKSNRNRLQLAVPSSYDNANYCTKLTICRAQSEDSKGGGGFLTGFLIGGAIFGTLGYVFAPQISRTLDSLLDENGQDSESDETGLQRVPRPRRGQYYDEGLEKTRQTLGDKISQLNLAIDKAASRLKRVTGNVENEALTDETEIGMPSLNDNEHVVENLNEHGFVQGESAT from the exons ATGgccgctccctccgccgccctATCCGTCTCCG GTGGGGCGCATACAAATACATTTGGCTGCAGGAGTAACAAGCTGAAGTCCAACAGAAATCGTTTGCAGCTTGCAGTTCCTTCAAGTTATGACAATGCAAATTACTGCACAAAGTTAACCATCTGCAGAGCACAGAG TGAAGATTCTAAAGGTGGTGGAGGATTCCTGACCGGCTTTCTTATTGGGGGAGCAATCTTTGGAACACTGGGCTATGTCTTTGCCCCTCAG ATCAGCAGAACATTAGATTCTTTGTTGGATGAAAATGGACAAGATAGTGAATCTGATGAAACTGGCCTCCAAAGGGTGCCAAGACCACGGCGTGGTCAATATTATGATGAAGGTTTGGAG AAAACGCGTCAAACACTGGGCGACAAGATAAGCCAACTGAACTTGGCAATTGACAAAGCTGCCTCACGGCTGAAACGTGTCACTGGCAATGTCGAAAATGAGGCCTTGACAGATGAAACAGAA ATTGGGATGCCCTCATTGAATGATAACGAGCATGTGGTAGAAAACTTGAATGAACATGGTTTTGTGCAAGGTGAAAGTGCAACATAA
- the LOC117864146 gene encoding E3 ubiquitin-protein ligase Os04g0590900, with the protein MASSPLAISGAQPTWVPYEATKDCSQGLCSMYCPQWCYFIFPPPPPFDVGGPSPDDSSGPVFSPLVIAIIGVLAIAFLLVSYYTFISRYCSTFGSFRGRVLGSSSGGAARGSGGGGGGGSSHGQYRSQESWNVSPSTGLDEALISKITLCKYKRGDASVHTTDCSVCLGEFRDGESLRLLPKCSHAFHQQCIDKWLKSHSNCPLCRSNITFIAVGMGMATPEPEGRGPGESAGRDTQAAEVVVVMDDLEIMCDEQQSVAGSSDGDDQEANGGTAEGMDEGDSKAEIREECPSPPKRGPSSSDPNPDSRMSIADVLQASMEDELMAARESGLLAGGAGTSRRCHGENSKEWGRSSWRALPDAMDSVPTKRLPSAGRSCFSSKSGRGRDSDLPM; encoded by the coding sequence ATGGCCTCTTCACCACTTGCAATCTCGGGGGCACAGCCTACCTGGGTCCCCTATGAGGCAACCAAAGATTGCTCTCAGGGCCTGTGCAGCATGTACTGCCCCCAGTGGTGCTACTTCAtcttccctccgccgccgccgttcgacGTCGGTGGACCCAGTCCCGACGACTCCTCCGGCCCCGTCTTCTCCCCGCTTGTCATCGCTATCATCGGTGTGCTGGCCAtcgccttcctcctcgtcagCTATTACACCTTCATCTCCAGGTACTGCAGCACCTTCGGTTCCTTCCGGGGCAGAGTCCTTGGCTCCAGCTCAGGTGGCGCTGCccgcggcagcggtggcggtggtggcggaggcagcAGCCATGGACAGTACAGGAGTCAAGAATCCTGGAACGTCTCGCCGTCGACCGGGCTGGATGAGGCCCTGATCAGCAAGATCACCTTGTGCAAGTACAAGCGTGGCGACGCCTCGGTCCACACCACGGACTGCTCGGTCTGCCTCGGCGAGTTCAGGGACGGGGAGAGCCTCCGGTTGCTGCCCAAGTGCAGCCATGCCTTCCACCAGCAATGCATCGACAAGTGGCTCAAGTCGCACTCCAACTGCCCTCTCTGCCGCTCCAACATCACGTTCATCGCCGTGGGGATGGGGATGGCGACGCCGGAGCCAGAGGGCCGTGGTCCAGGCGAGAGCGCTGGGAGAGACACCCAAGCAGCAGAGGTGGTTGTGGTGATGGATGACTTGGAAATCATGTGCGACGAGCAGCAGAGCGTGGCGGGCAGCAGCGACGGCGACGATCAGGAAGCAAATGGTGGCACAGCCGAGGGAATGGACGAGGGAGACAGCAAGGCTGAAATCAGAGAAGAATGCCCGTCGCCACCGAAGAGGGGCCCTTCGTCATCGGACCCGAACCCCGACAGCCGCATGTCCATCGCCGACGTTCTGCAGGCCAGCATGGAAGACGAGCTCATGGCAGCCAGGGAGAGCGGCCTCCTTGCAGGTGGCGCGGGCACGTCAAGACGGTGCCATGGCGAGAACAGCAAGGAATGGGGCCGCAGCAGCTGGCGCGCATTGCCGGACGCCATGGACTCCGTGCCGACGAAGCGGTTGCCGTCGGCCGGGCGGTCGTGCTTCAGCAGCAAGAGTGGAAGGGGAAGGGATTCGGATCTTCCGATGTGA